A genome region from Deltaproteobacteria bacterium includes the following:
- a CDS encoding formylglycine-generating enzyme family protein: MRKDRMLLCRVGWLWILVLLVSMYPEPRARPETARGGVLKRIEANMVRIPGGRYMMWPTPYKTEEPGHWVEVEPFLIGRYEVTQREYQAVMGKNPSHFRGDPDLPVEQVSWHDCQEFIRRLNRLEGEEVFRLPTEAEWEYICLAGSGNDYGFCDEEDGLSQYAWYKENSRGRTHPVGELKQNPWGLYDVHGNVWEWCQDWHGDYPPGALTTAEGRSRVSFRVLRGGGYDSPTGDCRSHSRRSYSPAGTRRRNVGFRLARAISPKLLFEKAAGDHPYLGRMVDEEGFNGLSHEAQRELIGMIDRYAFLLDQAEYYKQESNATSMAYFRRAKSLKRRIEARFGGIMKE, encoded by the coding sequence ATGAGGAAAGATCGCATGCTGCTGTGCCGTGTGGGATGGTTGTGGATCCTGGTCTTACTCGTTTCTATGTACCCTGAGCCTCGGGCAAGACCCGAGACAGCTCGGGGCGGTGTTTTGAAGAGAATAGAAGCCAACATGGTGAGGATCCCCGGTGGGAGATACATGATGTGGCCGACCCCATACAAAACGGAGGAACCCGGCCATTGGGTGGAGGTCGAGCCTTTCCTGATCGGCAGGTACGAAGTGACCCAGAGGGAATACCAGGCAGTGATGGGAAAGAATCCGAGCCACTTCAGGGGTGATCCCGACCTTCCGGTGGAACAGGTTTCCTGGCACGACTGCCAGGAGTTCATCAGGCGGCTGAACCGCCTGGAAGGGGAGGAAGTTTTTCGACTTCCCACAGAGGCGGAATGGGAGTACATCTGCCTTGCGGGGTCTGGAAACGACTATGGATTCTGCGACGAAGAGGACGGGCTCAGCCAGTACGCGTGGTACAAGGAAAACTCGAGGGGAAGGACCCATCCCGTGGGGGAGCTCAAGCAGAATCCCTGGGGCCTATACGACGTCCATGGGAACGTCTGGGAATGGTGCCAGGATTGGCATGGCGACTATCCTCCCGGTGCGCTTACGACCGCCGAGGGACGCTCCAGGGTCTCATTCCGGGTACTTCGTGGCGGCGGGTATGACAGCCCCACCGGGGACTGCCGGTCACATTCGCGCCGCAGCTATTCCCCCGCGGGAACCCGGCGCCGAAATGTGGGCTTCCGCCTGGCAAGGGCGATATCCCCGAAACTTCTCTTCGAGAAGGCTGCAGGCGATCATCCCTACCTGGGACGGATGGTGGATGAGGAGGGGTTCAACGGGCTCAGCCACGAGGCTCAGCGGGAATTGATCGGCATGATCGATCGGTACGCCTTTCTCCTCGACCAGGCCGAGTACTACAAACAAGAGTCCAATGCCACATCCATGGCCTATTTCCGGAGAGCAAAGTCACTGAAAAGGCGGATCGAGGCCAGATTCGGTGGGATCATGAAGGAATAA
- a CDS encoding ABC transporter substrate-binding protein: MNDRSSHRLVVFFILPLLLSLSWAAAWASPTTYAIADTTGDWGYPSPYRRYPRGPGYVRMSFIFDTLTWKNRAGKVIPALAKHWEYLDHENAYVFDLDRGAKWHDGLPFTAEDVVFTFQYAKKHPMPWIDPKLLQGAIAIDPHRVKVILGRRYAPFLINVAGTMPILPRHIWQEVSTPRRFGAKKALVGTGPFKLLDYNRAQGSYLYEANPLYYGGKPSVSRIKFTKIAREMIGPALRQGLVDAGSIPPDLAKDMRRLGYHVIRAPYGWHLKLVMNHREPPLDQKEFRQALAYAIDRKALVEITQRGHAMVGHPGFVPPDSPWCNPHVKRYPFDPARARALLQNLGYKLTGGRIIRDGVPLRLEILSQPRFKEVGLFLKEELESLGFEVDIRTLESKTVDSRILHWQFRLALSGHGGLYDPSFLKRAILDEGFNSVRYHRNEELKRLVMAQLEEMDPEQRRRIVFRIQELYAEDLPNLPLYYPNWYWAHNGRLSLFYTRNGIAIGIPLPLNKLAFIDRK, from the coding sequence ATGAATGACCGAAGCAGTCACCGTCTGGTTGTATTTTTCATCCTCCCGCTGCTTCTTTCTCTCTCCTGGGCGGCGGCTTGGGCGAGCCCCACCACGTACGCCATCGCTGACACGACCGGTGATTGGGGATATCCGTCGCCTTACCGGCGGTATCCACGTGGGCCAGGGTACGTGCGGATGAGCTTCATCTTCGATACCCTCACCTGGAAGAACCGGGCCGGAAAGGTGATCCCAGCTTTAGCCAAACATTGGGAGTACCTCGACCATGAAAACGCCTATGTCTTCGACCTCGACAGAGGCGCAAAATGGCACGATGGCCTGCCATTTACGGCAGAAGATGTGGTCTTCACCTTCCAGTATGCCAAGAAACACCCGATGCCGTGGATAGACCCGAAGCTCCTCCAAGGGGCCATTGCAATCGATCCACACAGGGTCAAGGTCATTTTGGGCAGAAGGTATGCCCCGTTCCTGATCAATGTGGCAGGGACCATGCCGATCCTTCCCCGCCATATCTGGCAGGAAGTCTCGACCCCCAGGCGCTTCGGGGCCAAAAAGGCGCTCGTCGGTACCGGGCCTTTCAAACTGCTCGACTACAACAGGGCTCAGGGCAGCTATCTCTACGAAGCCAATCCCCTCTACTACGGGGGCAAACCCAGCGTCTCCCGGATCAAGTTCACAAAGATCGCAAGAGAAATGATCGGGCCCGCTCTCAGGCAGGGCCTAGTTGACGCTGGATCCATACCCCCCGACCTGGCAAAGGATATGAGGCGACTAGGCTACCATGTCATAAGGGCTCCCTATGGATGGCACCTGAAACTGGTTATGAACCACAGGGAACCACCCCTCGATCAGAAGGAGTTCAGGCAGGCCTTGGCATATGCAATCGACCGGAAGGCTCTGGTAGAGATCACACAACGAGGGCACGCCATGGTTGGACACCCGGGTTTTGTTCCTCCTGACAGCCCCTGGTGCAATCCCCATGTGAAGAGATATCCCTTCGATCCTGCCAGGGCGAGAGCCTTACTCCAGAACCTGGGTTATAAGCTCACGGGAGGAAGGATCATTCGCGACGGAGTCCCTCTCAGGCTGGAGATCCTTTCCCAGCCTCGATTTAAAGAAGTCGGCCTGTTTCTGAAAGAAGAACTCGAAAGCCTGGGCTTTGAGGTCGATATTCGAACCCTTGAATCCAAAACCGTCGACTCCAGGATTCTGCACTGGCAGTTTCGACTCGCGCTCAGCGGCCACGGGGGGCTGTACGATCCGTCGTTTCTAAAAAGGGCGATCCTGGACGAGGGGTTCAACAGCGTTCGGTATCACCGGAATGAGGAGCTGAAACGACTCGTCATGGCACAGCTTGAGGAGATGGATCCTGAACAGAGAAGGAGAATCGTCTTCCGCATCCAAGAACTCTATGCCGAGGATCTGCCCAACCTGCCGCTCTATTATCCCAACTGGTACTGGGCCCACAACGGGCGATTGAGCCTTTTCTATACAAGAAACGGTATCGCCATCGGCATCCCGCTTCCATTGAACAAACTGGCATTCATCGATCGAAAATAG
- a CDS encoding cytochrome c: MRKTILVALVSISWMVTPWAVVHPQGRFRSNGEMIYYTRTNDQGLEIAFDKGPKWLRRRRLGCVACHGSGGRGKFIIWPTLKIAPDIRYDVLVKGKHDYGGNGEGQAHKRYTDESIRRAVTQGIGVDGKSFDRVMPRWKLSGRDLGDVVDYLKLLSRGISPPPEPFPREP, translated from the coding sequence ATGAGAAAAACGATACTCGTGGCGCTGGTTTCGATTTCGTGGATGGTGACGCCCTGGGCCGTCGTCCACCCTCAGGGTCGATTCAGGAGCAACGGTGAAATGATCTACTATACGCGTACCAATGATCAAGGCCTCGAGATCGCCTTCGACAAGGGACCCAAATGGCTGAGGCGCCGGAGACTAGGGTGCGTGGCCTGCCACGGTTCCGGGGGCAGGGGGAAGTTCATAATCTGGCCGACTCTGAAAATCGCCCCTGATATCCGCTATGATGTCCTGGTAAAGGGAAAACATGACTACGGCGGCAATGGGGAGGGACAAGCCCACAAGAGGTACACGGACGAGTCGATCAGGAGGGCTGTGACCCAGGGGATCGGTGTGGACGGGAAATCCTTTGACCGGGTAATGCCCAGATGGAAGCTCTCTGGCAGGGATCTTGGCGACGTGGTCGACTATCTGAAACTGTTGAGCAGGGGGATTTCTCCTCCACCAGAACCTTTTCCTCGAGAGCCGTGA
- a CDS encoding ABC transporter ATP-binding protein: MLDIRNLTVNFGGQGILNGIDFRLEAGGSLAIVGESGAGKTTVGRAIMGLCSGTVGGEVFFHGQDLLSLDKEAMRRIRWNRIAMVFQNINQVLNPVHRVIDQVAEPMVEHGFKDKREARERAEETLLEMGLSRDRLCLYPHQLSGGEQQRVLLAMATANQPELLILDEPLAGLDGSSRLKMIALLQGLNLGRGTALLVFTHDMETALRISDRMASLYAGRIMELGPSESVISLPRHPYTRALIRAYPDIVTPKDLQGIKGRLTRPVEGCPFHPRCTQAVEICSRQTPPLTNQRGRMLACHRKGIIPLMRTVGLTKRFRNLVAVESVDLTIYGGETLALVGPSGSGKSTLARMLVGLIRPTRGRIYLEDREAQPGKAFYRRVQMVFQNPGDSLSHRLTVLDLVKEPLVVQHAVSRAECHKRALEAIGEAQLPGDEEFLRRYPHSLSGGELQRVAIARALVLDPDLLIADEPTSALDPSVQAKILKLLLQLQEDRGLSLLFITHDIAVARKISDRIAVMYEGRIVEQGPAAGILQSPKHPCTEGLVASAPRLTEKRPRYGDIQETGLDALSASRSAATP; encoded by the coding sequence GTGCTTGACATCAGGAATCTGACCGTCAATTTCGGCGGCCAGGGGATTCTGAACGGAATCGATTTTAGGCTTGAGGCAGGCGGATCCCTCGCTATTGTGGGAGAGTCAGGGGCGGGGAAGACCACGGTGGGCCGTGCCATCATGGGGCTCTGTAGTGGAACCGTGGGGGGAGAGGTCTTTTTCCATGGGCAGGATCTCCTCAGCCTCGATAAGGAGGCCATGAGGAGAATCCGCTGGAACAGGATAGCCATGGTCTTCCAGAATATCAACCAGGTTCTCAACCCGGTCCATAGAGTGATCGACCAGGTGGCCGAACCCATGGTGGAGCATGGTTTCAAAGACAAGAGGGAGGCGAGGGAGCGAGCCGAGGAGACCCTCCTTGAGATGGGGCTTTCAAGAGACCGGCTATGCCTGTACCCGCACCAGCTGAGCGGTGGGGAACAACAACGGGTCCTTCTGGCCATGGCAACCGCCAACCAACCTGAACTCCTGATCCTGGACGAACCCCTTGCCGGCCTTGATGGGTCGAGCCGGTTGAAGATGATCGCTCTCCTGCAGGGACTGAATCTGGGAAGAGGGACTGCTCTTCTCGTCTTCACCCACGATATGGAAACCGCGCTGCGGATCTCCGACCGGATGGCCTCGCTTTATGCCGGGCGCATCATGGAGCTTGGGCCTTCTGAGTCGGTGATCTCTCTGCCGAGGCACCCCTATACAAGGGCCCTGATCCGGGCCTACCCCGATATTGTGACCCCAAAAGATCTCCAGGGGATCAAAGGTAGACTCACCAGACCGGTTGAGGGCTGCCCGTTCCATCCCCGATGCACCCAGGCCGTCGAAATCTGCTCCCGCCAGACACCCCCCTTGACGAACCAGCGAGGAAGAATGCTGGCATGCCATCGAAAAGGAATAATTCCCCTCATGAGGACGGTCGGCCTCACCAAGCGCTTCAGGAATCTCGTGGCAGTCGAATCGGTCGATCTCACAATCTACGGGGGAGAAACCCTCGCCCTGGTCGGACCGAGCGGTTCCGGAAAGAGTACACTGGCCAGAATGCTCGTAGGACTCATCCGTCCTACTCGGGGAAGGATATATCTCGAGGACCGGGAAGCGCAACCAGGCAAGGCATTCTACCGCAGAGTCCAGATGGTATTCCAAAACCCCGGAGACTCTCTGAGCCACCGTCTGACCGTTCTCGATCTGGTCAAAGAACCCCTGGTGGTCCAGCATGCTGTTTCCCGTGCTGAATGCCACAAAAGGGCCTTGGAGGCCATCGGAGAGGCCCAACTACCGGGGGACGAGGAGTTTCTTCGCAGATACCCCCACAGTCTGAGCGGAGGAGAACTACAGCGAGTTGCGATCGCGAGGGCCTTGGTCCTGGACCCGGACCTTCTCATCGCCGACGAGCCGACCTCTGCCCTCGACCCGAGTGTCCAAGCGAAGATCTTGAAGCTGCTCCTCCAGCTTCAAGAAGACAGGGGGCTCAGCCTCCTTTTCATCACCCACGATATTGCGGTGGCAAGGAAGATCAGTGATCGAATCGCCGTAATGTACGAAGGCAGAATAGTCGAACAGGGCCCTGCGGCTGGAATCCTGCAATCGCCGAAGCACCCGTGCACGGAAGGACTGGTTGCCTCGGCCCCTCGCCTCACAGAAAAGCGGCCGAGGTACGGTGACATCCAAGAAACCGGCCTGGATGCGCTCTCTGCTTCCCGATCAGCGGCCACTCCCTGA
- a CDS encoding ABC transporter permease, whose product MFRQNLPTYLVVILLIVGINFFLPRMMPGDPLMAIYGVEALVAMTPELKDSLLRSFALDKPLWEQFIAYLRQLVHGDLGYSYYYGAPTLEVILGRLPWTLLLVGSAIILSTTLGVLLGIESGWRRGTALDRSMLSGFMALSGFPGFFLGMVLLLVFAVTLRLLPLGGATTVYSGLSGPALYADVVKHLVLPISALTLGHVAGDYLLTRSTMVTVLKEPYILSARAKGLRERVICYRHAGRNSLLPVVTRTGVRLGRIVTGTLFIEVIFAYPGLGTLTYQALLARDYAVLQGIFLVVAVLVLFANFSADLLYIRVDPRIRDAHHH is encoded by the coding sequence ATGTTCCGTCAAAACCTACCCACGTACCTGGTGGTCATACTCCTCATTGTGGGAATCAATTTCTTTCTTCCCAGGATGATGCCGGGAGACCCACTCATGGCCATCTATGGGGTAGAAGCGCTTGTTGCCATGACACCGGAATTGAAGGACTCCCTCCTGCGATCCTTCGCCCTTGACAAACCCTTGTGGGAGCAGTTTATCGCCTATCTCCGCCAGCTCGTCCATGGAGACCTCGGGTACTCCTACTACTACGGGGCACCCACGCTGGAAGTTATTCTCGGGCGGCTCCCCTGGACGCTCCTTCTCGTGGGTTCGGCGATCATCCTCTCCACCACATTGGGTGTCCTTCTGGGAATAGAGTCGGGCTGGAGACGGGGGACCGCCCTGGATCGGTCCATGCTTTCCGGTTTCATGGCGCTGAGCGGGTTTCCCGGCTTTTTTCTCGGCATGGTATTGCTCCTCGTATTCGCCGTGACCCTGAGGCTGCTTCCGCTGGGTGGAGCGACCACTGTTTACTCCGGCCTGTCCGGCCCGGCCCTGTATGCCGATGTCGTGAAGCATCTGGTTCTTCCAATCTCCGCCCTCACTCTGGGCCATGTTGCGGGAGACTATCTCCTGACCCGGAGTACCATGGTGACGGTTCTCAAGGAACCATACATTCTCTCTGCTAGAGCCAAGGGCCTCCGCGAGAGGGTCATCTGCTACCGGCACGCCGGGAGAAACTCTCTTCTCCCGGTGGTTACACGCACCGGCGTGCGACTCGGCAGGATAGTAACCGGCACCCTCTTCATCGAGGTGATATTCGCCTACCCGGGCCTTGGAACACTCACATACCAGGCCCTTCTGGCCCGGGATTACGCCGTGCTGCAGGGGATTTTCCTCGTGGTGGCGGTGCTGGTCCTGTTTGCCAATTTTTCCGCGGACCTGCTGTATATCCGGGTGGATCCAAGGATTCGAGATGCACATCACCATTAA
- a CDS encoding formylmethanofuran dehydrogenase, with the protein MVEIGNEQGDFKECVGFHGHVCPGLAIGFQAARVLMKELGVRRASDEELVAIVENDACGVDAIQVMTGCTFGKGNFIFKNYGKQAFTLIARNRRRAVRACLRPGVLDRDRSHLALFEKVQDGDASPEETKQFTRLHGEQARRILEADPHSLFKIEEVSTEAPPRARIVGSEICDGCGEPARIDMLSQVHGQRLCIACARRRFSSAKTKDTTSTKETGNE; encoded by the coding sequence ATGGTAGAGATCGGCAACGAGCAGGGGGATTTCAAGGAATGCGTCGGTTTTCACGGGCACGTCTGCCCTGGGTTGGCCATAGGCTTCCAGGCGGCCCGGGTTCTCATGAAAGAACTGGGTGTTCGCAGGGCATCGGATGAGGAGTTGGTGGCCATTGTGGAGAACGATGCCTGCGGAGTCGATGCCATTCAGGTCATGACGGGGTGCACATTCGGCAAGGGCAACTTCATTTTCAAGAACTATGGAAAGCAGGCCTTCACCCTTATCGCAAGAAACCGGAGGAGGGCGGTCCGCGCGTGCCTCAGGCCGGGTGTTCTCGACCGGGATCGCTCCCACCTCGCCCTTTTCGAAAAGGTTCAGGATGGAGACGCATCTCCTGAAGAGACCAAACAATTCACCCGTCTCCACGGGGAACAGGCCAGGAGAATTCTCGAGGCAGACCCACACTCTCTCTTCAAAATCGAGGAGGTATCAACCGAGGCCCCGCCCAGGGCGAGAATCGTGGGATCAGAAATCTGTGACGGCTGCGGGGAGCCGGCAAGGATCGACATGCTCAGCCAGGTTCACGGGCAGAGGCTTTGCATCGCCTGCGCGCGCCGACGGTTTTCCTCAGCAAAGACCAAGGACACGACCTCTACGAAGGAGACAGGCAATGAATGA
- a CDS encoding ABC transporter permease, with protein MHITIKGEFGKSSYGRTGLFLLAALMALAVFAPVVAPYGPNHQTRLSFEPPSWCHILGTNHVGQDNWSRLVYGARTSLLVGFGVALLATTISATVGGTCGLKGGLYDAVMMRLADALLILPAVVILITISAYVKPRIYLLIILISSLSWPGGARIVRSQTLSLKERPHIWAARSFGASTRYILHRHIIPDLGPVLVVEFIHAFKRGVFMEAGLAFLGIGDPMVVSWGTIMKNAVDYSYMKVWACWLIPAGLALSFAILSLTLIGHTLEPVMEPRLREQARA; from the coding sequence ATGCACATCACCATTAAAGGCGAGTTCGGAAAAAGTAGCTACGGCAGGACAGGCCTCTTTCTCCTGGCAGCCCTGATGGCCCTGGCGGTTTTCGCACCAGTTGTCGCTCCCTATGGTCCCAATCATCAGACCCGTCTCTCCTTTGAACCGCCCTCATGGTGCCATATCCTTGGAACCAACCACGTCGGCCAGGACAACTGGAGCCGTCTTGTCTACGGTGCCAGGACCTCCCTGCTGGTCGGATTCGGGGTAGCCTTGCTTGCCACGACTATCAGCGCCACCGTGGGAGGTACATGTGGGCTCAAGGGGGGACTCTACGACGCCGTCATGATGCGACTCGCTGACGCTCTTCTGATTCTGCCGGCTGTCGTCATCCTCATAACTATCTCCGCCTACGTGAAGCCGAGGATCTACCTTCTCATCATTCTCATCTCCTCTCTGAGCTGGCCAGGAGGCGCCCGAATCGTAAGAAGCCAGACACTTAGCCTGAAGGAGCGCCCTCACATCTGGGCGGCCAGGTCTTTCGGCGCGAGTACTCGGTATATCCTGCACCGGCACATCATCCCGGATCTCGGCCCGGTGCTGGTTGTCGAATTCATCCATGCCTTCAAGAGGGGCGTCTTTATGGAAGCAGGGTTGGCTTTTCTGGGAATCGGCGACCCCATGGTAGTCAGTTGGGGGACCATAATGAAAAACGCCGTCGACTACAGTTATATGAAGGTCTGGGCCTGCTGGCTGATCCCGGCAGGATTGGCGCTGTCATTCGCCATCCTTTCTCTGACCCTGATCGGACACACCCTCGAACCAGTCATGGAACCCAGGCTAAGGGAGCAGGCCCGTGCTTGA
- a CDS encoding efflux RND transporter permease subunit — translation MIDRIIAWCMANRFIVIVFLLAIVGTGLWAARNAPIDAIPDIGVNQQIVFVDWPGRSPKDVEDQVIYPLTINMLGIPGVEVIRSNSMFGFGMVNIVFEDKIDFYWSRTRVLERINLALKDLPAGVVPVLGPDATALGQIYWYTIENGYYCPDHPNETYSSPGRCRKDGRPLVRSQYNLAELRSIQDWFVKFQLTAVKGVSEVASVGGYVKQYQIDVDPNRMLSYRIGMAKLIRAVKESNIDVGAKVIEEGGTELIVRGLGFIKDTEDIENIVIGAHGGVPIYIKNIGQVSLGPEFRRGALIKDGTETVGGIVLMRYGENPLKVIDGVKAKIEDIKTGLPPGVRVLGYYDRSGLIKRAVDTLKTALIQALLIAVAVILLFMGQIRSSFIISVILPVGILMSFLVMYVLKVPSNIMSLGGLALSIGVMVDAGIVMTENIARQLGTVGRKKAKSEVVLDAAREVGGPIFFSMLIIIVAFVTIFTLTGQSGKLFKPLALTTISAMGSAAVLSVTIIPLLCVLVLGKRMKPPEGHPVTRLLQWVYRPVLRFSLTHRFLVVVFSVSFVAVSLLPMMGAKVVVGPLSKVLPLDGIPGAHRVFGRMEAALPGIKSEFMPPLNEGDLLYMPLFLPGASLTQVKEILTKQTSIIQALPEVVTAVGKLGRAETATDPAPVGMVEAIIILKPQSEWRPGMTKARLVKEIIERTQVAGVSPIMTQPIRNRIDMLSTGIQTPVGIKIFGSDLKKIEKIAVEIERVVRTIPGALNPYAERVGNKPYLEIEIDRKEIARHGIRVGDVQLLIMTALGGMNITTTVEGRERYPVRVRYMRELRDSVEATKRVMVPSPFGYQVPLGQLARITRVPGPAKIASEDTLLYVRIFIDVDTEKTGIVDFVKEADRVIRERVRFPPGYFITWSGQYEYEVQSRKRLMIVLPICIIAIFMLLYMKFHSVSAAVILLLAVPFAFVGGIWLQFVLGFKFSTAVWVGYIALFGVAVEAGVVMVEYLAQRRKSEENNRPLKEVVVEAALLRVRPIVMTTATTILALMAVMFSTGTGSEVMKPIAVPTVGGMITATLANLILIPVLFYWMNKPREGRGR, via the coding sequence GTGATCGACAGGATCATCGCCTGGTGCATGGCAAACCGGTTTATCGTGATCGTCTTTCTGTTGGCGATAGTCGGAACCGGTCTGTGGGCGGCCAGGAATGCTCCCATCGATGCCATCCCGGATATCGGCGTCAACCAGCAGATCGTCTTTGTAGATTGGCCGGGCAGGAGTCCGAAGGATGTCGAAGACCAGGTGATCTATCCTTTGACCATCAACATGCTGGGGATTCCCGGTGTGGAGGTGATCCGGTCCAACTCCATGTTCGGCTTCGGCATGGTCAACATCGTATTTGAGGACAAGATCGATTTCTACTGGTCCCGGACCAGGGTGCTGGAGAGAATCAACCTCGCCCTCAAGGACCTTCCTGCCGGCGTGGTCCCGGTCTTGGGCCCTGATGCCACGGCCCTCGGCCAAATCTACTGGTACACGATCGAAAACGGGTACTACTGCCCGGATCACCCCAACGAGACCTATAGCAGCCCCGGAAGGTGCCGCAAGGACGGCCGGCCCTTGGTCCGCTCCCAGTATAACCTGGCGGAGTTGCGATCGATCCAGGACTGGTTTGTCAAGTTCCAGCTCACAGCCGTCAAGGGAGTGAGCGAGGTGGCCAGCGTGGGAGGCTATGTAAAGCAGTACCAGATCGATGTGGATCCGAACAGGATGCTCTCCTACCGGATCGGTATGGCGAAACTCATCAGAGCGGTCAAAGAGAGCAACATCGACGTGGGGGCCAAGGTCATCGAGGAGGGGGGGACGGAACTGATCGTCCGGGGCCTGGGGTTCATAAAGGACACCGAGGACATAGAGAATATCGTGATCGGAGCCCACGGGGGAGTCCCTATTTACATAAAAAACATCGGTCAGGTTTCGCTGGGACCCGAGTTCCGTCGTGGAGCCCTCATCAAGGACGGCACCGAAACGGTGGGTGGGATCGTGCTGATGCGTTATGGAGAGAATCCCCTCAAGGTGATCGATGGTGTCAAGGCGAAGATCGAAGATATCAAGACCGGTTTGCCCCCGGGAGTCCGTGTTCTCGGCTATTACGACAGGTCCGGCCTGATAAAGAGGGCGGTCGATACCCTCAAGACCGCTCTGATACAGGCCTTGCTCATCGCGGTGGCGGTGATTCTCCTCTTCATGGGCCAGATCCGGAGCAGCTTCATCATCTCGGTCATCCTGCCCGTGGGCATCCTCATGTCATTCCTCGTGATGTACGTGCTGAAGGTCCCTTCCAACATCATGTCTCTTGGTGGGCTCGCCCTTTCCATCGGCGTCATGGTGGATGCGGGAATCGTGATGACCGAGAACATAGCGAGGCAACTCGGCACGGTCGGCCGCAAAAAGGCGAAATCGGAGGTCGTTCTCGATGCGGCCAGAGAGGTGGGAGGCCCCATCTTTTTCTCCATGCTCATCATTATCGTCGCATTTGTCACCATCTTCACCCTGACCGGTCAATCCGGCAAACTCTTCAAACCCCTCGCCTTGACGACGATTTCGGCCATGGGAAGCGCGGCGGTTCTCTCGGTCACCATCATCCCGCTTCTGTGCGTGCTGGTGCTCGGGAAGCGGATGAAGCCGCCCGAGGGCCACCCTGTGACCCGGTTGCTGCAATGGGTCTATCGCCCTGTGCTTCGATTCAGTCTGACCCACAGATTCCTGGTCGTGGTCTTTTCGGTCTCCTTCGTAGCTGTCAGCCTGTTGCCCATGATGGGAGCAAAGGTTGTGGTAGGTCCCCTTTCCAAGGTCCTCCCCCTGGACGGAATCCCGGGGGCCCACAGGGTGTTCGGCAGAATGGAGGCCGCCCTGCCGGGAATCAAAAGCGAGTTCATGCCTCCACTCAATGAGGGCGATCTCCTGTACATGCCGCTGTTTCTTCCAGGGGCCTCCCTCACCCAGGTGAAGGAGATCCTGACAAAACAGACCTCGATCATACAGGCCCTGCCCGAAGTGGTGACGGCTGTGGGAAAGCTGGGCCGCGCCGAGACCGCGACCGACCCGGCGCCCGTCGGGATGGTCGAGGCGATCATCATCCTCAAGCCTCAGTCTGAATGGCGTCCAGGGATGACCAAGGCCCGACTGGTCAAGGAGATCATTGAGAGGACACAGGTGGCCGGTGTGAGCCCCATCATGACCCAACCGATCCGGAACCGGATCGACATGCTCTCTACGGGAATTCAGACACCTGTAGGAATCAAGATTTTCGGCTCGGACCTCAAGAAGATCGAGAAGATCGCCGTGGAAATCGAGAGGGTGGTCCGTACGATTCCCGGCGCCCTCAACCCATACGCCGAGCGTGTGGGGAACAAGCCCTACCTGGAGATCGAGATAGACCGCAAGGAAATTGCCAGGCACGGTATCAGGGTAGGGGATGTCCAGTTGCTCATCATGACCGCCCTGGGAGGCATGAACATCACCACCACGGTGGAGGGGAGGGAACGCTATCCGGTTCGCGTGAGATATATGCGCGAACTCAGGGACAGCGTTGAAGCAACAAAAAGGGTGATGGTTCCTTCGCCTTTCGGATATCAGGTCCCGCTGGGTCAGCTGGCCCGCATCACCAGGGTGCCCGGGCCTGCAAAGATCGCCAGTGAGGACACCCTCCTCTATGTCAGGATCTTCATCGATGTGGACACGGAAAAGACCGGAATTGTGGACTTCGTGAAAGAGGCCGATCGGGTTATCAGGGAAAGAGTGCGGTTCCCGCCGGGCTATTTCATAACGTGGAGCGGACAGTACGAATACGAAGTCCAGTCGAGGAAGAGGCTGATGATCGTTCTTCCCATCTGCATCATCGCCATATTCATGCTCCTTTACATGAAGTTCCACTCCGTCTCTGCGGCGGTCATTCTGCTTCTTGCAGTGCCGTTTGCCTTTGTAGGAGGCATATGGCTCCAGTTTGTTCTGGGCTTCAAGTTCTCCACGGCCGTATGGGTCGGCTATATTGCCCTTTTTGGTGTGGCAGTCGAAGCAGGAGTGGTGATGGTGGAATACCTTGCACAACGCAGGAAATCCGAGGAGAACAACAGGCCTCTGAAAGAGGTCGTGGTCGAGGCCGCCCTGTTAAGGGTGAGACCGATCGTAATGACCACGGCTACCACGATTCTGGCCCTTATGGCCGTGATGTTCTCGACCGGGACCGGTTCCGAGGTCATGAAACCGATTGCGGTTCCCACAGTGGGCGGGATGATCACGGCAACGTTGGCAAACCTGATTCTGATCCCGGTCCTGTTCTATTGGATGAACAAACCTCGCGAGGGTCGCGGTAGGTAG